In a genomic window of Paraburkholderia phenazinium:
- a CDS encoding aspartate aminotransferase family protein, producing MSTVFHRAPKQTLPVAVAGDGIEMIDSTGKRYIDASGGAAVSCLGHSNQRVIDAIKRQSQQLPYAHTSFFTTQAAEELADRLVASAPQGLDHVYFVSGGSEAIEAALKLARQYFVEKGEPQRRHFIARRQSYHGNTLGALAIGGNAWRREPFLPILIEAHHVSPCYAYREQRADETEEVFAQRLADELEQKILELGADTVAAFVAETVVGATAGAVPPVREYFRKIRAVCDRYGVLLILDEIMSGMGRTGYLYACEEDGVAPDLLTIAKGLGAGYQPIGATLVSRRIYDTIVGGSGFFQHGHTYIGHATACAAALEVQRVIAEDKLLDNVQARGEQLRAQLREHYAQHPYIGDVRGRGLFVGVELVQDRATRVPFDAKLKLHAAIKREAFARGLMVYPMGGTVDGQRGDHVLLAPPFICTAQDIDQIVSRLTDAIDGALLATGVRAAA from the coding sequence ATGTCCACCGTGTTTCACCGTGCCCCGAAACAAACGCTGCCGGTTGCCGTCGCGGGCGACGGCATCGAGATGATCGACTCCACCGGCAAGCGCTATATCGATGCATCCGGCGGGGCCGCCGTCTCGTGCCTCGGCCATAGCAACCAGCGCGTGATCGATGCGATCAAGCGCCAGTCCCAGCAATTGCCCTACGCGCACACCTCGTTCTTTACGACGCAAGCGGCCGAGGAACTCGCGGACCGGCTGGTGGCGAGCGCGCCGCAAGGTCTGGATCACGTGTATTTTGTGTCGGGCGGCTCGGAGGCGATCGAAGCGGCATTGAAGCTGGCACGCCAGTATTTCGTCGAGAAGGGCGAGCCGCAGCGCCGTCATTTCATCGCCCGTCGTCAGAGCTATCACGGCAATACACTGGGCGCGCTGGCGATTGGCGGTAATGCATGGCGCCGCGAGCCGTTCCTGCCGATCCTGATCGAAGCGCATCACGTGAGCCCGTGCTACGCATATCGCGAGCAACGTGCTGACGAAACCGAAGAAGTCTTTGCACAACGGCTTGCCGATGAGCTGGAACAGAAGATCCTCGAACTCGGCGCCGACACGGTGGCGGCCTTTGTCGCGGAGACGGTGGTCGGCGCAACCGCCGGCGCTGTACCACCGGTGCGCGAGTATTTTCGTAAGATTCGCGCGGTCTGCGACCGTTATGGTGTCCTGTTGATTCTCGATGAGATCATGTCGGGGATGGGACGTACCGGTTATCTGTACGCGTGTGAAGAGGACGGCGTGGCCCCCGATCTGCTGACCATCGCGAAAGGTCTTGGGGCTGGCTATCAGCCCATCGGCGCAACGCTGGTCAGCCGGCGCATTTACGACACGATCGTCGGCGGCTCGGGATTTTTCCAGCACGGCCATACGTATATCGGACATGCAACGGCATGCGCCGCCGCGCTCGAAGTGCAACGCGTGATCGCCGAAGACAAGCTGCTCGATAACGTTCAGGCGCGCGGCGAACAGTTGCGTGCGCAACTTCGCGAGCACTATGCGCAGCATCCGTATATCGGCGATGTGCGCGGGCGCGGCTTGTTTGTAGGCGTCGAGCTGGTTCAGGATCGCGCCACCAGGGTGCCCTTCGACGCGAAGCTCAAACTGCACGCGGCGATCAAGCGTGAGGCGTTTGCGCGCGGCCTGATGGTGTATCCGATGGGTGGAACCGTCGACGGTCAGCGCGGCGATCATGTGCTGCTTGCGCCGCCGTTTATCTGCACGGCGCAGGACATCGATCAGATTGTCAGCCGCCTCACCGACGCGATCGACGGTGCGCTGCTTGCCACCGGCGTACGCGCTGCCGCGTAG
- a CDS encoding carboxymuconolactone decarboxylase family protein, with translation MTERLPRFDASTATPEQKAVLDEILSGPRGNLNGPFLGWIHSPELAQQAQRLGAFCRYRTGLPLRLSELAILVTAARWQAQAEWYIHYPIALEAGVVQADAEAIRSGQQPSFADPDDALIYAFASELYDTKRVSDATYAAAVARFGHEVTINLVGLLGYYALVAMTLNVFGMRAEGQVTLPFAQ, from the coding sequence ATGACTGAGCGTTTGCCGCGTTTTGACGCATCGACTGCGACGCCCGAACAGAAGGCCGTCCTCGACGAGATCCTGTCCGGTCCGCGTGGCAACCTGAACGGGCCGTTCCTCGGCTGGATTCACAGTCCGGAGCTCGCGCAGCAGGCGCAACGGCTGGGTGCGTTTTGCCGCTACCGGACCGGCTTGCCTCTGCGCCTCTCGGAACTGGCGATCCTGGTGACGGCGGCGCGCTGGCAGGCTCAGGCTGAGTGGTATATCCACTATCCGATCGCACTCGAAGCGGGTGTTGTGCAGGCCGATGCCGAAGCGATCCGTTCAGGCCAGCAGCCGTCGTTCGCGGACCCCGACGACGCGCTGATCTATGCTTTTGCCAGCGAGCTGTACGACACGAAGCGCGTGTCCGATGCGACTTACGCGGCCGCGGTGGCGCGCTTTGGGCATGAGGTCACCATCAATCTGGTCGGCTTGCTCGGTTATTACGCGCTTGTGGCGATGACGTTGAATGTGTTCGGAATGCGGGCGGAAGGTCAGGTGACGTTGCCGTTTGCGCAGTGA
- a CDS encoding OsmC family protein, with product MKRKASAVWQGGLQDGKGTISTDSGVLKDTQYSFATRFEDGIGTNPEELIAAAHAGCFSMALSAELGKVGIKPERIGTTATLTLDKADGGFAITAVHLDVKVKIPGGDRAAFEKATADAKAGCPVSKVLKATITMDATLET from the coding sequence ATGAAGCGCAAGGCATCAGCGGTCTGGCAAGGCGGCCTGCAGGACGGTAAGGGCACGATTTCTACTGATAGCGGGGTTCTGAAGGACACCCAGTATTCGTTTGCAACGCGTTTCGAGGACGGTATCGGCACCAATCCGGAAGAGCTGATCGCGGCGGCGCATGCCGGGTGCTTCTCCATGGCGCTTTCGGCCGAACTCGGCAAGGTGGGCATCAAGCCCGAACGCATCGGCACCACGGCCACCCTGACGCTCGACAAGGCCGACGGCGGGTTCGCCATTACCGCCGTGCACCTCGACGTCAAGGTGAAAATTCCCGGCGGCGACCGGGCTGCGTTCGAAAAAGCCACGGCGGACGCGAAGGCGGGTTGCCCGGTTTCGAAAGTGCTAAAGGCCACCATCACCATGGATGCGACGCTCGAAACCTGA
- a CDS encoding molybdopterin-dependent oxidoreductase, protein MVTRKRSGEPGTTLSSHADAIIKDAQRELKNPARRLLGKRILSLGGLAMLSGCDLSNDKSVNTMLRRISFFNDDVQALLFDPHKMAPTYPESMITRPFPFNAFYDIDDVPEVDPASYRLQVGGLAHGKRVWTLDELRALPQQDQITRHICIEGWSAIGRWGGVRFADFLKRAGADTTARYVSLHCADNYWTSIDMPTALHAQTLLTLTYDGQVLPPKYGFPMKLRMPTKLGYKNPKHIVAITVTNDYPGGYWENQGYNWFGGS, encoded by the coding sequence ATGGTAACTCGCAAACGCAGCGGCGAACCCGGCACGACGCTATCGTCACACGCCGACGCCATCATCAAGGATGCCCAGCGGGAATTGAAAAATCCCGCGCGCCGTCTGCTCGGCAAGCGGATTCTCTCGCTCGGCGGCCTGGCGATGTTGTCCGGCTGCGATCTGAGCAACGACAAATCGGTCAACACGATGCTGCGCAGGATCTCGTTCTTCAACGACGACGTACAGGCCCTGCTGTTCGATCCGCACAAGATGGCGCCGACCTATCCCGAGTCGATGATCACGCGGCCGTTTCCGTTTAACGCGTTCTACGATATCGACGACGTGCCGGAAGTCGACCCGGCCTCGTACCGGCTTCAGGTAGGCGGTCTTGCGCATGGCAAACGTGTCTGGACGCTCGACGAGCTGCGCGCGCTGCCGCAGCAGGACCAGATCACCCGCCATATCTGCATTGAAGGATGGAGCGCGATCGGCCGCTGGGGCGGCGTGCGCTTTGCCGATTTCCTGAAGCGCGCCGGCGCGGATACGACGGCACGCTACGTGTCGTTGCATTGTGCGGACAACTACTGGACGAGCATCGACATGCCCACCGCGCTGCATGCGCAGACGCTTCTCACGCTGACCTACGACGGCCAGGTGCTGCCGCCGAAGTACGGCTTTCCGATGAAGCTGCGCATGCCCACCAAGCTCGGCTACAAGAATCCCAAACACATCGTCGCGATTACCGTGACGAACGATTACCCCGGTGGTTACTGGGAGAACCAGGGCTACAACTGGTTCGGCGGTTCCTGA